A genomic region of Sarcophilus harrisii chromosome 6, mSarHar1.11, whole genome shotgun sequence contains the following coding sequences:
- the RNF168 gene encoding E3 ubiquitin-protein ligase RNF168, with amino-acid sequence MASSPEAPLLLSDCLCPICMEILVEPVSLPCGHTLCHSCFQQTVQKASLYCPFCRRRVSSWARAQARHNTLINLELWRRIEKQYPRDGGLAGGGGWSRDKELEAELPPRRLSAPGELRREYEEELSKVKAERRACAEEEARISAEYINQLLAEEEEEERRREEEEEEEEEGGGGGGGGGRRQVLELAEKSNQEEEKAQRAKQEEAQIAEENGPQHEEDSRQTREVGERPRQEEETEEERQREREDQLKIDKDLAQEISISLKTLKCVLTSLFTTSSSYPAPCRSPKKTENKPNSAKNIHKSSLPKELGKAGGKRSYKSKEVSIGKGKRPRWQSGKGREMPTFSKQPFCKIENIGARVSLEDGGESKPGTSGEDKILNPLEVANLELPKTTFSCSEGAVAKPSGKSENECSAEMESEDNSLLGNKEIPGRKTLEYMPEFLSDSDFSSEKRKTCSETTSEKESRKNTFTQKLIDLEHLFFERHKQEEADRLFALQLQGEMNKEQEKLNRKKRTRDEYLLRPRVSLNPIKRRVYRKSLKKKIEAALSEPPRL; translated from the coding sequence ATGGCTTCGTCCCCCGAGGCCCCGCTCTTGCTATCCGACTGCCTGTGCCCCATCTGCATGGAGATCCTGGTGGAGCCTGTGAGCCTCCCATGCGGTCACACGCTATGCCACTCGTGCTTCCAGCAGACCGTTCAGAAGGCCAGCCTATACTGTCCCTTCTGCCGCCGTCGGGTGTCCTCGTGGGCCCGCGCCCAGGCCCGCCATAACACGCTGATCAATCTGGAGCTATGGCGAAGGATCGAGAAACAGTACCCCCGGGACGGCGGACTTGCAGGCGGAGGCGGGTGGAGCAGGGATAAGGAGCTGGAGGCGGAACTCCCGCCGCGCAGGCTCAGTGCTCCCGGGGAGCTGAGACGGGAGTATGAGGAGGAGCTGAGCAAGGTGAAAGCAGAGAGGCGGGCATGCGCAGAAGAGGAGGCTCGAATCAGTGCAGAGTATATAAACCAGCTGCtggcagaggaggaggaagaggagcgcaggagggaggaggaggaagaagaagaggaagagggaggaggaggaggaggaggaggaggaaggagacagGTGCTGGAGCTAGCAGAAAAAAGCaatcaagaggaagaaaaggctCAGAGGGCAAAGCAAGAAGAGGCTCAAATTGCAGAGGAGAACGGGCCACAGCACGAGGAAGACTCGAGGCAAACTCGGGAGGTTGGAGAGAGGCCGCGACAGGAAGAGGAGACGGaggaggagaggcagagagagagagaggaccaGCTGAAGATAGATAAAGACCTGGCCCAAGAAATAAGCATCAGTCTTAAAACACTGAAATGTGTCTTGACTTCCCTTTTCACGACCAGTTCGTCTTACCCTGCCCCTTGTAGATCACCCAAGAAAACGGAAAACAAACCGAACAGCGCTAAAAACATCCACAAGTCCTCACTACCAAAGGAACTTGGAAAAGCAGGAGGCAAACGATCCTACAAGTCTAAGGAGGTCAGCATAGGCAAAGGGAAGCGCCCCAGGTGGCAGAGTGGGAAAGGCAGAGAGATGCCAACTTTCTCTAAGCAACCATTCTGTAAGATTGAAAACATCGGTGCTAGGGTTTCTTTGGAAGATGGAGGAGAAAGTAAACCAGGCACCAGTGGGGAGGATAAAATTCTAAACCCTCTTGAGGTTGCAAATCTTGAACTGCCCAAAACCACATTTTCCTGTTCTGAGGGAGCTGTAGCTAAACCTTCAGGCAAATCAGAGAATGAATGCTCAGCTGAAATGGAAAGTGAAGACAATAGTCTGTTAGGGAATAAAGAAATTCCTGGAAGGAAAACTCTGGAATATATGCCTGAATTCCTCAGTGATTCAGACTTCtcctcagagaaaagaaaaacatgctCAGAAACTACCTCAgagaaagagtcaagaaaaaataCCTTTACCCAAAAACTGATAGATTTAGAACACTTATTTTTTGAGAGGCATAAACAAGAGGAAGCGGATAGATTATTCGCATTACAGCTTCAGGGAGAAATGAATAAAGAACAGGAGAAGCTGAATCGGAAAAAGAGGACCCGAGATGAATACCTCCTGCGCCCTAGAGTCTCCTTAAATCCAATTAAAAGAAGGGTTTACAGAaaaagcttaaagaaaaaaattgaagcagcACTTTCAGAGCCTCCAAGGCTATGA